One Microplitis demolitor isolate Queensland-Clemson2020A chromosome 2, iyMicDemo2.1a, whole genome shotgun sequence DNA segment encodes these proteins:
- the LOC103578629 gene encoding putative ammonium transporter 3, protein MDNTSLNDTDHLNESTYISSSFNIGKEDSTWIVTNSFIIFTMQTGFGMLESGCVSLKNEVNIMMKNVVDISLGGLTYWIFGFALSFGYEPPTNQFIGTSGFFIDPTVDDELMGPICAAFIFQLSFATTSTTIVSGAMAERCNFKAYCLFSFLNTIVYCIPAGWVWGDHGFLKKLGVVDIAGSGPVHLVGGISALACAIMLGPRLGRYDYGLDPLPLGSPVNAILGLFVLWWGWLAFNSGSTYGVANDKWKYAARAAVSTVMASIGGGLVGLIFSLASSRGIDILSQINGILGALVAITGGCFLYRAWEAIIIGSIGGFITCFTMPLFDKMRIDDPVGASATHGVTGMWGVVAIGLFADNPWPLNTTGGRSGLFKGGGWYLLGVQSLAVACLATWAFCSSIVLLWIVNKIIPLRMTMQEELLGADLVEHRVKHSKIGVSRAMSALRPFTGDKKLNDILDIGINPGHDYFVNKYRKSKRVNNLIRMMNRKKSIKSPLPINQTPVINTLAWIN, encoded by the exons ATGGATAATACGAGTCTTAATGACACTGATCATTTAAATGAATCAACTTATATCAGCTCATCTTTCAATATCGGCAAGGAAGACAGCACGTGGATCGTGACAAATtcctttattatatttacgaTGCAAACGGGATTCGGAATGCTGGAGTCTGGGTGCGTTTCTTTGAAGAATGAAGTGaatataatgatgaaaaacGTCGTTGATATTTCTCTTGGTGGCCTGACTTATTGGATATTCGGTTTCGCGCTGAGTTTCGGATACGAGCCGCCTACTAATCAGTTTATTGGCACCAGCGGATTTTTCATTGATCCCACTGTTGATGATGAACTTATGGGTCCTATTTGTGCGGCTTTTATATTTCAGCTGAGCTTTGCTACTACTTCTACGACAATTGTCAGTGGAGCTATGGCTgaacg ATGTAATTTCAAAGCATACTgtctattttcttttttaaataccaTCGTGTATTGTATACCAGCCGGGTGGGTATGGGGTGATCACGGGTTCTTAAAAAAACTTGGAGTAGTTGACATCGCAGGCTCAGGTCCAGTTCATTTGGTCGGTGGGATTTCAGCTCTCGCTTGCGCAATAATGTTGGGACCTCGTCTCGGTCGCTACGATTACGGCCTGGACCCATTACCTCTAGGATCTCCAGTAAACGCAATCCTCGGACTGTTCGTGCTCTGGTGGGGCTGGTTGGCATTCAACAGCGGAAGTACTTACGGGGTTGCCAATGATAAATGGAAGTACGCAGCACGTGCTGCTGTTTCAACGGTGATGGCCAGCATCGGTGGTGGGTTAGTTGGTCTAATTTTCAGCTTGGCTAGTTCTCGGGGCATAGATATCCTCAGCCAAATAAATGGAATCCTCGGAGCACTTGTCGCTATCACAGGAGGATGTTTTTTGTACAGAGCATGGGAAGCGATTATTATTGGGAGTATCGGCGGTTTTATTACATGTTTTACTATGCCTCTATTTGATAAAATGAGAATTGATGATCCTGTTGGTGCTTCAGCTACTCACG GAGTTACAGGTATGTGGGGAGTCGTTGCAATAGGTCTATTTGCTGATAATCCATGGCCACTGAACACCACCGGTGGTAGAAGCGGACTATTTAAAGGTGGTGGTTGGTATTTACTGGGAGTTCAAAGTTTAGCGGTCGCATGTCTAGCAACGTGGGCATTTTGTTCATCTATTGTACTGCTGTggattgttaataaaataatacctCTGAGGATGACGATGCAAGAAGAACTGCTGGGTGCTGATTTAGTTGAACATAGAGTCAAACATTCAAAG aTTGGAGTGAGTAGAGCTATGTCAGCATTAAGACCTTTTACAGgcgacaaaaaattaaatgatattttagaCATCGGTATTAATCCAGGacatgattattttgttaataaatatcgtAAATCAAAGcgtgttaataatttaattagaatgatgaatagaaaaaaatctattaaatcACCATTGCCAATTAATCAAACACCAGTCATTAATACTCTGGcttggattaattaa
- the LOC103578608 gene encoding origin recognition complex subunit 4, with protein MSRKKNLDIALNQVINESTMILRTKKYLKQKIMNTNDKYYINNEYYTKQRQHIYDLIRRTVELGESNSALLIGPRGSGKTSLINSVLNELSSSLKCFKSTALIVNLNGLIHTDDRLALRDATRQMQLENVVGDKVFGTFAENLNFLLECLKSGDKKTSKPCIFLIDEFDLFCQHHNQTLLYNLFDIAQSAQSPICVLGITCRLDVIELLEKRVKSRFSHRQIFIFPGSDNPQAEPNDNIVKLFYYLLSVTDDDADDDGGHDIDKQFAAIWNKNIDSLVANPVIKKLLQRIYQLDVGERLLKNLLFVIVSGLNDQHCKIMVNDIVEASKVFMHDDKLLMLQGLSVLEFSLIIAMKHETEIYDEPFNFEAILNRYVKFANQLSSIHSVQRPVIMKAFEHIKNLQLLAPVNSSGISNYLKSEKEYQFFKLLVTSQQIIEAAKNYPGLPTEVSQWVTYNNSL; from the exons atgagcagaaaaaaaaatctcgacATAGCATTAAATCAAGTGATCAATGAAAGTACGATGATTTTGCgtacgaaaaaatatttaaagcaaaaaataatgaatacaaATGACAAGtactatataaataatgagtatTACACTAAACAAAGGCAGcatatatatgatttaattCGCCGAACAGTAGAATTGGGTGAAAGTAACTCAGCATTATTGATAGGGCCACGTGGTTCTGGCAAGACATCCCTGATAAATTCTGTTTTAAACGAGCTGTCAAGTTCTCTAAAATGTTTCAAATCAACAGCATTAATTGTCAATCTCAATGGACTAATTCACACTGATGACAGGTTGGCACTACGAGATGCCACCAGACAAATGCAATTAGAAAACGTCGTTGGTGATAAAGTATTTGGAACTTTCGctgagaatttaaattttttactcgagTGTTTAAAATCTGGCGACAAAAAAACATCCAAGCCATGCATATTTTTGATTGATGAATTCGATTTATTTTGCCAGCACCACAATCAGACTTTGCTctacaatttatttgacatCGCGCAGTCAGCACAGTCGCCAATCTGCGTCCTGGGAATCACTTGTCGGCTGGATGTCATTGAGCTGCTGGAGAAACGAGTAAAGTCTAGATTTTCTCATCggcaaattttcatttttcccgGCAGCGATAATCCACAGGCTGAACCCAATGACAATattgtcaaattattttactatttgcTCAGTGTAACAGATGATGATGCCGATGATGATGGAGGTCACGATATCGACAAACAGTTCGCTGCGATTTGGAACAAAAACATTGACAGTCTTGTTGCTAATCCAgtgatcaaaaaattgttacagAGAATTTATCAGCTGGACGTTGGTGAAagattactaaaaaatttgctgTTTGTTATCGTCTCTGGTCTGAATGACCAGCATTGCAAGATTATGGTCAATGATATTGTGGAAGCCAGCAAAGTATTTATGCATGATGACAAACTACTTATGCTTCAAGGTCTTTCTGTACTGGAATTCagtttg aTAATTGCAATGAAACATGAAACAGAAATATATGATGAGCCATTTAATTTTGAAGCGATACTCAATCGTTATGTTAAATTTGCTAATCAATTGTCATCGATTCATTCTGTACAGAGGCCAGTTATCATGAAAGCATTTGAACATATTAAG aatttgcAATTATTGGCACCAGTTAATAGCAGCGGGATTAGCAATTATTTGAAATCGGAGAAAGAAtatcagttttttaaattacttgtcACATCGCAACAAATTATTGAAGCTGCTAAAAATTATCCTGGGCTACCAACGGAAGTGTCTCAATGGGTTACTTAcaataattcattataa